A genomic window from Halomonas sp. LR3S48 includes:
- the ihfA gene encoding integration host factor subunit alpha — protein sequence MGALTKAELAEHLHAELGLTKREAKAMVESFFEEIRACLRENEQVKLSGFGNFDLRDKRERPGRNPKTGEEIPISARRVVTFRPGQKLKSQVERYEGSAPS from the coding sequence ATGGGAGCGTTGACCAAGGCGGAACTGGCCGAACATCTTCACGCCGAGCTGGGGCTGACCAAGCGCGAAGCCAAGGCCATGGTAGAGTCGTTCTTCGAGGAGATCAGGGCGTGCCTGCGTGAGAACGAACAGGTGAAATTGTCTGGATTCGGCAATTTCGACCTGCGCGACAAGCGTGAGCGCCCCGGCCGCAACCCGAAGACCGGCGAGGAGATTCCCATCTCGGCACGTCGTGTCGTGACGTTCCGCCCCGGGCAGAAGCTCAAGAGCCAAGTGGAGCGCTACGAAGGTTCGGCGCCCAGCTAG
- a CDS encoding flavodoxin domain-containing protein, whose amino-acid sequence MPMLKIFVGTMYGGALDVAEQVAPLFEAAGYDTAIFEQSTLEDLTEEWPDLALFCVSTTGSGDFPGNFVPFARALDEKSPSLVGLRYGVIALGDSSYGDTFCGAGRRLDEMLEGLGATRLGERLEVDAMETFMADDAALPWAEEWIETQQLKVA is encoded by the coding sequence ATGCCAATGCTGAAGATCTTCGTAGGAACCATGTATGGCGGTGCTCTCGATGTCGCCGAACAGGTCGCACCGCTGTTCGAAGCGGCCGGCTACGACACCGCCATCTTCGAGCAGTCGACGCTCGAGGACCTGACCGAGGAGTGGCCCGATCTGGCGCTGTTCTGCGTGTCTACCACCGGTAGCGGTGATTTCCCCGGCAACTTCGTCCCCTTCGCTCGGGCGCTCGACGAGAAGAGCCCCTCGCTAGTGGGGTTGCGTTACGGTGTGATCGCTCTGGGCGACAGCTCCTATGGCGATACCTTCTGTGGGGCGGGGCGCCGCCTCGACGAAATGCTCGAGGGGCTTGGTGCCACTCGCCTGGGGGAGCGGCTGGAAGTCGACGCCATGGAGACCTTCATGGCCGATGATGCCGCGCTGCCTTGGGCCGAGGAGTGGATCGAAACCCAGCAGCTCAAGGTGGCCTGA
- the pheT gene encoding phenylalanine--tRNA ligase subunit beta: MKFSEQWLREWVSPQLGVQGLADQITMAGLEVDAVEPVASAFSGVVVAEVVDKQQHPDADKLNVCQVVDGSGESVQVVCGAANVAVGQKVPFARVGALLPGDFKIKQAKLRGVESRGMICSASELGLAEETSGGILVLPADAPTGEDFRTWMGLDDHTVEVDLTPNRGDCLSLKGLAREVGVLNRLALTPPAIEPVTASHDETFPVRVEDAERCPRYIGRLIKGVDVTATTPLWMVERLRRSGIRSIDPVVDVTNYVMLELGQPLHAFDRENLHGAVVVRLAREGEQLTLLDGQEITLEASTLVIADERGPLAIAGVMGGEHSGVSPATRDIFLESAFFSPLAVAGQARSYGLHTDASHRFERGVDPQLTRDAVERATALLLQITGGEPGPLVEAASEAHLPGEREVTLRSARLEQALCKALPGEEVQEILERLGMQVRAVEAGWQARVPSWRFDISIEEDLIEEVARIHGYNRLPVRRPAARLALRPDHEARTPLARLRRQMVARGYQEAVTYSFVAPELQQTLLPDAVSPRLANPISSDLAVMRASLFPGLVRALEYNLNRQQTRVRLFETGLIFRGDLDELEQTPMVGALACGERFPEGWTGSREKVDFFDLKGDLESLIALGGEEGAWRFEPGEHSALHPGQSARILYRGEPVGWIGALHPGVKAELGLKVEVFLFEVRQDALTHGVLPKFEPLSRYPEVRRDLAFLLGEDRPVQALLDCVREQAGEWLQELSLFDVYQGKGVPDGSKSVALGLTWQHPSRTLNDDEINQLVDAIVAESHQHLGAELRG; this comes from the coding sequence ATGAAATTTTCCGAACAGTGGCTGCGTGAATGGGTCTCCCCGCAGCTTGGCGTACAGGGGTTGGCCGACCAGATCACCATGGCCGGCCTGGAGGTGGATGCCGTCGAGCCCGTGGCGTCGGCCTTCAGCGGCGTCGTGGTGGCCGAGGTCGTCGACAAGCAGCAGCATCCCGATGCTGACAAGCTCAACGTCTGCCAGGTGGTCGATGGTAGTGGCGAGTCGGTGCAGGTGGTGTGCGGTGCTGCCAACGTGGCGGTAGGGCAGAAGGTGCCTTTCGCCCGAGTCGGTGCCTTGCTGCCCGGCGACTTCAAGATCAAACAGGCCAAGCTGCGCGGCGTCGAGTCGCGCGGCATGATCTGCTCTGCCTCCGAATTGGGACTGGCCGAGGAGACCTCTGGGGGCATCCTGGTGCTACCCGCTGATGCCCCGACCGGAGAGGATTTCCGCACCTGGATGGGGCTCGACGATCATACCGTCGAGGTGGATCTGACCCCCAACCGCGGTGACTGCCTGAGCCTCAAGGGGCTGGCGCGGGAAGTCGGCGTACTCAATCGATTGGCGCTGACGCCGCCTGCCATCGAGCCGGTAACCGCCAGCCACGACGAGACCTTCCCGGTGCGTGTCGAGGACGCCGAGCGCTGCCCGCGCTATATCGGCCGGCTGATCAAGGGCGTCGACGTCACCGCGACGACACCGTTGTGGATGGTCGAGCGACTGCGGCGCAGCGGGATCCGTTCGATCGACCCGGTGGTCGACGTGACCAACTACGTGATGCTCGAGCTGGGTCAGCCCCTGCATGCCTTCGACCGTGAGAATCTGCACGGCGCGGTGGTGGTACGGCTGGCGCGGGAGGGCGAGCAACTGACCCTGCTCGATGGCCAGGAGATCACCCTGGAGGCTTCTACCCTGGTGATCGCTGACGAGCGCGGTCCGTTGGCGATTGCCGGCGTGATGGGCGGCGAGCATTCCGGGGTGAGCCCCGCGACCCGCGATATCTTCCTCGAGTCGGCTTTCTTCTCGCCGCTGGCGGTGGCCGGGCAGGCGCGCTCCTACGGCTTGCATACCGATGCCTCCCATCGCTTTGAGCGCGGTGTCGACCCGCAGCTCACTCGTGACGCGGTGGAGCGTGCCACGGCGCTGCTGCTGCAGATCACCGGCGGTGAGCCGGGGCCGCTGGTGGAAGCGGCAAGCGAAGCGCACCTGCCGGGCGAGCGTGAGGTCACCCTTCGCAGCGCGCGTTTGGAACAGGCGCTGTGCAAGGCGCTGCCCGGCGAGGAGGTGCAGGAGATCCTCGAGCGACTGGGCATGCAGGTGCGTGCCGTCGAGGCTGGGTGGCAGGCACGGGTGCCGAGCTGGCGCTTCGACATCTCCATCGAGGAAGACCTGATCGAGGAGGTGGCGCGCATCCACGGCTACAACCGCTTGCCGGTGCGTCGCCCAGCGGCGCGCCTGGCGCTGCGCCCTGACCACGAGGCGCGTACGCCCCTGGCGCGCCTGCGTCGCCAGATGGTGGCGCGCGGCTACCAGGAAGCCGTCACTTACAGTTTCGTTGCCCCCGAGCTGCAGCAGACGCTGCTGCCGGATGCGGTATCGCCGCGCTTGGCCAATCCCATTTCCAGCGACCTCGCGGTAATGCGGGCGAGCCTGTTCCCGGGACTGGTGCGCGCCCTCGAGTACAACCTCAACCGTCAGCAGACCCGTGTGCGCTTGTTCGAAACGGGCCTGATCTTCCGCGGCGACCTGGATGAGCTGGAGCAGACGCCGATGGTCGGCGCGCTGGCCTGCGGCGAGCGCTTTCCCGAAGGCTGGACCGGTAGCCGTGAGAAGGTCGATTTCTTCGATCTCAAGGGCGATCTGGAGAGTCTGATCGCGCTGGGTGGCGAGGAGGGCGCGTGGCGCTTCGAGCCCGGTGAGCACTCCGCGCTCCATCCGGGGCAGAGCGCCCGGATCCTATACCGTGGCGAGCCGGTGGGCTGGATCGGTGCGCTGCACCCTGGCGTGAAGGCCGAGCTGGGGCTCAAGGTCGAGGTGTTCCTGTTCGAAGTGCGCCAGGATGCGCTGACCCACGGCGTCTTGCCCAAGTTCGAGCCGCTGTCACGCTATCCGGAAGTGCGTCGGGACCTGGCCTTCCTGCTGGGAGAGGATCGTCCCGTGCAGGCGCTGCTGGATTGCGTTCGCGAGCAGGCGGGGGAGTGGCTGCAGGAACTGAGCTTGTTCGATGTCTACCAGGGCAAAGGCGTACCCGACGGCAGCAAGAGTGTTGCCTTGGGCTTGACCTGGCAGCATCCTTCGCGCACGCTGAATGACGATGAAATCAATCAGTTGGTCGATGCCATCGTCGCCGAGTCGCATCAGCATTTGGGGGCCGAGCTGCGCGGATGA
- a CDS encoding DUF2788 domain-containing protein has protein sequence MLQTQTFEAWITPLLIGGLILFMSFIIWDLARKSQAGRFGTIMLFVVLGAGMMGYILKVVVTWLMESGGGV, from the coding sequence ATGCTGCAGACGCAGACGTTCGAAGCCTGGATCACTCCGCTGCTCATCGGCGGGCTGATCCTCTTCATGAGCTTCATCATCTGGGACCTGGCCAGAAAATCCCAGGCCGGTCGCTTTGGCACCATCATGCTCTTCGTGGTGCTCGGAGCGGGCATGATGGGCTACATCCTCAAGGTGGTCGTCACCTGGCTGATGGAGAGTGGCGGAGGCGTGTAG
- the ppnN gene encoding nucleotide 5'-monophosphate nucleosidase PpnN, with amino-acid sequence MPDTISATISPLRSLEVLSQHEVNRLRDTSKAGLHDLLRRCSLAVLSSGSVTDDSLVLMETYHDFDIEVIQQDRGIRLKVSNAPAEAFVDGKMIRGIREHLSSVLRDIVYVYNEIQHHQRFDLSTGEGTTNAVFHILRKAGTLKPGRDPGIVVCWGGHSITREEYEYTKDVGYQLGLRELDICTGCGPGAMKGPMKGANLAHAKQRIGDGRYLGISEPGIIAAEAPNPLVNELVVMPDIEKRLEAFVRLGHGIVVFPGGVGTAEEILYLLGILLHPDNHDMELPVIFTGPANSADYFQRIDEFLVYTLGEAARSKYRIIVDDPVEVARTMRQGIDSVTEFRRAQQDAFHYNWRLTIARNFQETFEPTHAAMAGLALHRNQPVHELAANLRRAFSGIVAGNVKEHGLRAIEAHGPFQLHAESELMRRLDDLLGSFVAQGRMKLPGREYEPCYRLV; translated from the coding sequence ATGCCCGACACCATCTCCGCCACCATTTCCCCCCTGCGAAGCCTGGAAGTGCTCTCTCAGCACGAGGTGAACCGCTTGCGCGACACCTCCAAGGCCGGCCTGCACGACCTGCTGCGTCGCTGCTCGCTGGCCGTGCTCAGCTCCGGCAGCGTGACTGACGACAGCCTGGTGCTGATGGAGACCTATCACGATTTCGATATCGAAGTGATCCAGCAGGACCGCGGCATTCGGCTCAAGGTCAGCAATGCACCGGCCGAGGCCTTCGTCGACGGCAAGATGATTCGCGGCATTCGCGAGCACCTCTCTTCAGTACTGCGCGATATCGTTTACGTCTACAACGAGATCCAGCACCATCAGCGCTTCGACCTCAGCACCGGCGAGGGTACCACCAACGCGGTGTTCCACATCCTGCGCAAGGCCGGCACGCTGAAACCCGGCCGCGACCCCGGCATCGTGGTGTGCTGGGGCGGACACTCGATCACCCGCGAGGAGTACGAGTACACCAAGGACGTCGGCTACCAGCTTGGCCTACGTGAACTGGACATCTGCACCGGCTGCGGACCCGGCGCCATGAAGGGGCCGATGAAGGGGGCCAACCTGGCGCATGCCAAGCAGCGCATCGGCGATGGCCGTTACCTGGGTATTTCCGAACCCGGCATCATCGCCGCAGAAGCGCCCAACCCGCTGGTCAACGAACTGGTGGTCATGCCCGACATCGAGAAGCGTCTCGAGGCTTTCGTGCGCCTCGGGCACGGCATCGTGGTCTTCCCCGGCGGGGTCGGCACGGCCGAGGAAATCCTCTATCTCCTGGGCATTCTGCTGCACCCCGACAACCACGACATGGAACTGCCGGTCATCTTCACCGGCCCCGCCAACTCGGCCGACTACTTCCAGCGCATCGACGAGTTCCTGGTCTATACCCTCGGCGAGGCGGCACGCAGCAAGTATCGCATCATCGTCGACGACCCCGTCGAGGTCGCCCGCACCATGCGCCAAGGTATCGACAGTGTCACCGAGTTCCGTCGCGCCCAGCAGGACGCCTTCCATTACAACTGGCGGCTGACCATCGCGCGCAACTTCCAGGAAACCTTCGAACCGACCCACGCGGCGATGGCGGGACTGGCCCTTCACCGCAACCAGCCGGTCCATGAACTGGCTGCCAACCTGCGCCGTGCGTTCTCGGGTATCGTGGCCGGCAACGTCAAGGAGCATGGGCTGCGTGCCATCGAGGCGCACGGTCCCTTCCAGCTGCACGCCGAGTCGGAGCTGATGCGTCGCCTGGACGACCTGCTCGGCTCCTTCGTCGCCCAGGGGCGCATGAAGCTGCCGGGGCGCGAGTACGAGCCCTGCTATCGACTGGTGTGA
- a CDS encoding LysR family transcriptional regulator, giving the protein MFNAQYFRTFITLVETGSFTRTAHHLDMTQPGVSQHVRKLEQYLDKPLLERQGRRFTLTEAGRRAYDYGLRLFAEHEQFRHSLDDDALDTGECRIASPGSVGLMFYPYILGQQQMSPGLTVNYSFAFSHEIVSDVLAGRHDLGIVTEPIRHPELDCRLWHQEPLCLVVPADFAGTSLAELMGIGFLNYSDGVNHAGALLRSNFPDEFRSMSQFRRQGFTNEVGMVMDAVARGLGFTVVSRLVLETSPWQRQVKELDLAVTEHETLHLVTRSGAKMPRRYARLLDGFREQRMRERFGYGEVVSPL; this is encoded by the coding sequence ATGTTCAACGCCCAGTACTTCCGCACCTTCATTACCCTGGTCGAAACCGGCAGTTTCACGCGTACCGCACATCACCTCGACATGACTCAGCCGGGGGTCAGTCAGCACGTGCGCAAGCTCGAGCAGTACCTCGACAAGCCGCTGCTGGAGCGGCAGGGGCGGCGCTTCACGCTCACTGAGGCCGGGCGTCGGGCCTACGACTATGGCCTGCGCCTGTTCGCCGAGCATGAACAGTTCCGCCATTCGCTCGATGACGATGCGCTCGATACCGGTGAGTGTCGCATTGCGTCGCCAGGCAGCGTCGGCCTGATGTTCTATCCCTACATTCTCGGCCAGCAGCAGATGTCGCCGGGGTTGACGGTCAACTACAGCTTCGCCTTCAGCCATGAAATCGTCTCGGACGTATTGGCCGGCCGCCATGACCTGGGAATCGTCACCGAGCCGATTCGCCACCCAGAGCTGGATTGCAGGCTCTGGCACCAGGAACCGCTGTGCCTGGTGGTGCCGGCCGACTTCGCCGGTACCTCGCTGGCCGAGCTGATGGGCATCGGTTTTCTCAATTATTCCGATGGGGTCAACCATGCCGGAGCTCTGCTGCGCAGCAACTTTCCCGACGAGTTTCGCTCCATGAGCCAGTTCCGGCGCCAGGGCTTCACCAACGAGGTGGGCATGGTGATGGATGCCGTGGCCCGCGGGCTCGGCTTCACCGTGGTGTCGCGGCTGGTGCTGGAAACCTCCCCCTGGCAGCGCCAGGTCAAGGAGCTCGACCTGGCGGTAACGGAGCACGAGACGCTGCATCTGGTCACCCGCTCTGGCGCCAAGATGCCGCGCCGTTATGCGCGGTTGCTGGATGGCTTCCGCGAGCAGCGCATGCGCGAGCGCTTCGGCTACGGGGAAGTCGTTTCGCCGCTGTAG
- the gcvH gene encoding glycine cleavage system protein GcvH: MSSIPANLRYNDSHEWVLDNGDGTVTIGITDHAQEALGDVVFVELPEVGRTLEKGEEFGVIESVKAASDLYAPLAGEIVEVNEILENAPETVNEAPYEGGWIMKVRVEDAAAVEALLNAEAYQAVVDSDS; encoded by the coding sequence ATGAGCTCGATTCCTGCCAACCTGCGCTACAACGACAGCCACGAATGGGTGCTCGACAACGGCGACGGTACCGTCACCATCGGCATCACCGACCATGCCCAGGAAGCCCTTGGGGACGTCGTGTTCGTCGAGCTTCCCGAAGTGGGTCGCACCCTGGAGAAAGGCGAGGAGTTCGGCGTGATCGAATCGGTCAAGGCCGCCTCCGATCTCTACGCGCCGCTGGCCGGCGAGATCGTCGAGGTCAACGAAATCCTCGAGAACGCCCCAGAGACCGTCAACGAAGCGCCCTACGAGGGTGGCTGGATCATGAAGGTTCGCGTCGAAGATGCGGCCGCCGTGGAAGCCCTGCTGAATGCCGAGGCATACCAGGCCGTGGTCGACAGCGACTCCTGA
- a CDS encoding alanine/glycine:cation symporter family protein, with protein sequence METLTAIFSAINGVVWGPLMLILLLGVGLYLQIGLKLMPIRKLGTGFKLMWQGRDAKPAPGEAKKLEDEGEISPFNALMTALSATIGTGNIAGVATAIALGGPGAVFWMWITALVGMATKFAEAVLAVRFRETDSTGYHVGGPMFYIKNGLGRKWLWLGGAFAFFGAVAAFGIGNTVQSNSVADALDSTFGIPHWLTGVVIMVLAGAVILGGIKRIAKVAGKLVPIMGIAYVAAGLVVLIVNAGEIGEAFRLIFYYAFNPVAAAGGFAGAAVMAAIRFGVARGIFSNEAGLGSAPIAHAAAKTRNPVRQGLIAMLGTFIDTIIVCTITALVILTSTVWVQGEQGASLTALSFDAALPGWGNQIVSLALAVFAFTTILGWSFYGEKCFQFLFGTRSIMLYRVLFVLAIPLGAMAQLGFIWLMADTFNALMAIPNLIALALLSPVVFKVTRDYFDGKEVLPGEDLDHDKS encoded by the coding sequence GTGGAAACATTGACAGCAATATTCAGCGCTATCAACGGTGTGGTCTGGGGGCCGTTGATGCTCATCCTGCTGTTGGGGGTGGGTCTCTACCTGCAGATCGGCTTGAAGCTGATGCCCATCCGCAAGCTGGGCACCGGCTTCAAGCTGATGTGGCAGGGTCGTGATGCCAAGCCGGCACCTGGCGAGGCGAAGAAGCTCGAAGACGAAGGTGAGATTTCCCCCTTCAACGCCCTGATGACGGCACTGTCGGCCACCATCGGTACCGGGAACATCGCCGGCGTAGCAACGGCCATCGCCCTGGGCGGTCCGGGTGCGGTGTTCTGGATGTGGATCACAGCACTCGTCGGCATGGCGACGAAGTTCGCCGAGGCGGTTCTCGCGGTGCGTTTCCGGGAAACCGACAGTACCGGGTATCACGTCGGCGGGCCGATGTTCTATATCAAGAACGGCCTGGGCAGGAAGTGGCTGTGGCTGGGTGGCGCCTTTGCCTTCTTCGGCGCCGTGGCTGCCTTCGGCATCGGCAACACCGTGCAGTCGAACTCCGTGGCCGACGCGCTCGATTCGACCTTCGGTATTCCCCATTGGCTGACGGGTGTGGTGATCATGGTCCTGGCGGGCGCCGTGATCCTGGGAGGTATCAAGCGTATCGCCAAGGTGGCCGGCAAGCTGGTGCCGATCATGGGTATCGCCTACGTGGCGGCGGGGCTGGTGGTGCTGATCGTCAACGCCGGCGAAATCGGTGAGGCCTTCCGTCTGATCTTCTACTATGCCTTCAACCCCGTGGCGGCAGCAGGGGGCTTTGCCGGGGCCGCGGTGATGGCGGCGATTCGCTTCGGCGTGGCACGCGGTATCTTTTCCAACGAGGCGGGCCTGGGCAGTGCGCCCATTGCCCACGCTGCCGCCAAGACGCGCAACCCGGTGCGCCAGGGCCTGATCGCCATGCTCGGCACCTTCATCGATACCATCATCGTGTGTACCATCACCGCGCTGGTCATCCTGACTTCCACCGTGTGGGTGCAGGGGGAGCAGGGTGCTTCGCTGACCGCGCTCTCCTTCGATGCGGCGCTGCCCGGCTGGGGCAATCAGATCGTATCGCTGGCGCTGGCGGTATTCGCCTTCACCACCATCCTGGGCTGGTCGTTCTACGGCGAGAAGTGCTTCCAGTTCCTGTTCGGCACGCGTTCGATCATGCTCTATCGGGTGCTGTTCGTGCTGGCGATTCCCTTGGGTGCCATGGCTCAGCTCGGCTTCATCTGGCTGATGGCCGACACCTTCAACGCCCTGATGGCGATTCCCAACCTGATTGCGCTGGCGCTGCTGTCGCCCGTGGTGTTCAAGGTGACGCGCGACTACTTCGACGGCAAGGAGGTGCTACCGGGCGAGGATCTGGACCACGACAAGTCCTGA
- the gcvP gene encoding aminomethyl-transferring glycine dehydrogenase, which yields MVYDNRRLAELADHDAFIRRHNGPGAEDVAAMLAALDMDSLDTLIERTVPAEIRLGRELDLDPPRSEAEALDYLRRLARQNKVFKTYIGQGYYNTHVPAVIQRNVLENPGWYTAYTPYQPEIAQGRLEGLLNFQQMVMDLTGMELANASLLDEATAAAEGMALCQRANKKSKSNAFFVADDVLPQTLDVVRTRAHYFGFELIVGPAESLAEHDVFGALLQYPGESGRVHDLAPLLATARENNVMTCVAADIMSLVLLKEPGALGADIVVGNTQRFGVPMGYGGPHAAYFATTDKLKRSIPGRIIGVSKDARGNTALRMAMQTREQHIRREKATSNICTAQALLANIAGFYAVYHGAEGLTNIASRIHRLTTILAEGLKAKGVSLVHDSWFDTLRLTGVDAGKIHGRALTHEINLRYFDDGDIGVSLDETTTAHDLDALFDVLLGEEHGLSVTTLDERIAADGINGIPAACRRDSVFLTHPTFERFRSETEMLRYLKRLENKDLSLTHAMIPLGSCTMKLNATSEMIPITWPEFGQLHPFVPQEQAVGYKQMIDELAAFLVEITGYDHISMQPNSGAQGEYAGLVAIRRYQAAQGQGHRDVCLIPSSAHGTNPASAAMAQMKVVVVECDEMGNIDLDDLRAKAEQHSDALSAIMLTYPSTHGVFEEGVREACAIVHRHGGQVYIDGANMNAQVGLSRPGDFGGDVSHLNLHKTFCIPHGGGGPGMGPIGVKAHLAPYVSNHVVTPIAGVKEHCGAVSAAAFGSASILPISWAYIKMMGARGLRQATELAILNANYIAKRLEDHYPVLYRGVNGTVAHECIIDIRPLKAASGISEEDIAKRLMDYGFHAPTMSFPVPGTLMVEPTESESRYEIDRFCDAMIAIRKEIARVEGGEWPADDNPLVNAPHTMADLMDPAWERSYSRETGAFPSAAVKAAKYWPAVNRVDNVFGDRQLICSCPSIDEYRD from the coding sequence ATGGTTTACGACAACCGCCGCCTGGCCGAACTGGCCGATCATGACGCCTTCATCCGTCGCCACAACGGCCCCGGAGCCGAAGATGTAGCCGCCATGCTGGCGGCGCTGGACATGGATAGCCTCGATACCCTGATCGAACGCACGGTACCGGCGGAAATTCGCCTGGGCCGCGAGCTCGATCTCGACCCGCCGCGTAGCGAAGCCGAGGCGCTCGACTACCTCAGGCGCCTGGCGCGCCAGAACAAGGTGTTCAAGACCTATATCGGCCAGGGTTACTACAACACCCACGTGCCGGCCGTGATCCAGCGCAACGTGCTGGAGAACCCAGGCTGGTATACCGCCTATACGCCTTATCAGCCGGAGATCGCCCAGGGTCGCCTCGAGGGCCTGCTCAACTTCCAGCAGATGGTCATGGACCTGACCGGCATGGAGCTGGCCAACGCCTCGCTGCTCGACGAAGCCACCGCCGCCGCCGAGGGCATGGCGCTGTGCCAGCGCGCCAACAAGAAGTCGAAGAGCAACGCCTTCTTCGTGGCCGACGACGTGCTGCCGCAGACGCTGGACGTGGTACGCACCCGCGCCCACTATTTCGGTTTCGAGCTGATCGTCGGTCCGGCCGAGAGCCTGGCCGAGCATGACGTCTTCGGCGCCCTGCTGCAGTACCCCGGCGAGAGCGGCCGCGTGCACGATCTCGCCCCATTGCTGGCGACCGCCCGCGAGAACAACGTGATGACCTGTGTCGCCGCCGACATCATGAGCCTGGTGCTATTGAAGGAGCCGGGTGCGCTCGGCGCCGACATCGTCGTCGGCAACACCCAGCGCTTCGGCGTGCCCATGGGATATGGCGGCCCCCATGCCGCCTACTTCGCCACCACCGACAAGCTCAAGCGTTCCATTCCCGGACGCATCATCGGCGTGTCCAAGGATGCCCGCGGCAACACCGCCCTGCGCATGGCCATGCAGACCCGCGAGCAGCACATACGCCGCGAGAAGGCCACTTCCAACATCTGTACCGCCCAGGCGCTGCTGGCCAACATCGCCGGCTTCTATGCCGTCTACCACGGCGCCGAGGGCCTCACCAACATCGCCAGCCGCATCCACCGCCTGACCACTATCCTGGCCGAAGGGCTCAAGGCCAAGGGCGTGTCACTGGTGCATGACAGCTGGTTCGATACTCTGCGCCTGACCGGCGTCGATGCCGGCAAGATCCACGGCCGGGCACTGACGCATGAAATCAATCTGCGCTACTTCGACGATGGCGACATCGGTGTCAGCCTGGACGAAACCACCACGGCCCACGACCTCGACGCCCTGTTCGACGTGCTGCTCGGCGAAGAGCACGGGCTCTCGGTCACCACGCTGGACGAGAGGATTGCAGCCGATGGCATCAACGGCATTCCCGCCGCCTGCCGTCGCGACTCCGTATTCCTGACCCACCCCACCTTCGAGCGCTTCCGCAGCGAGACCGAGATGCTGCGCTACCTCAAGCGCCTCGAGAACAAGGACCTCTCGCTCACCCACGCAATGATCCCGCTGGGCTCGTGCACCATGAAGCTCAACGCCACCAGCGAGATGATCCCGATAACCTGGCCCGAGTTCGGTCAGTTGCACCCCTTCGTGCCGCAGGAGCAGGCGGTCGGCTACAAGCAGATGATCGACGAGCTGGCAGCGTTCCTGGTCGAGATCACCGGTTACGACCATATCTCGATGCAGCCCAACTCCGGGGCCCAGGGCGAGTATGCCGGCCTGGTGGCGATCCGCCGCTATCAGGCCGCCCAGGGCCAGGGCCACCGCGACGTCTGCCTGATTCCCAGCTCCGCCCACGGCACCAACCCCGCCTCCGCCGCCATGGCCCAGATGAAGGTGGTGGTGGTCGAATGCGACGAGATGGGCAACATCGACCTCGACGACCTGCGCGCCAAAGCCGAACAGCACAGCGACGCGCTCTCCGCGATCATGCTGACCTACCCCTCCACCCATGGCGTGTTCGAAGAGGGCGTGCGTGAGGCGTGCGCCATCGTCCATCGCCACGGTGGCCAGGTCTACATCGACGGCGCCAACATGAACGCCCAGGTGGGCCTGTCACGCCCCGGCGACTTCGGCGGCGACGTATCGCACCTCAACCTGCACAAGACCTTCTGTATCCCCCACGGCGGCGGCGGCCCGGGCATGGGCCCCATCGGCGTCAAGGCACACCTGGCGCCCTACGTCTCCAACCACGTGGTGACGCCGATTGCAGGCGTGAAGGAGCACTGCGGCGCCGTCTCCGCGGCGGCCTTCGGCAGCGCCTCGATCCTGCCGATCTCCTGGGCCTACATCAAGATGATGGGCGCGCGCGGGCTGCGCCAGGCGACGGAGCTCGCCATCCTCAACGCCAACTACATCGCCAAGCGCCTGGAGGACCATTACCCGGTGCTCTATCGCGGCGTCAACGGCACCGTGGCGCATGAGTGCATCATCGACATCCGCCCGCTCAAGGCGGCCTCGGGCATCAGCGAGGAGGACATCGCCAAGCGCCTGATGGACTACGGCTTCCACGCCCCGACCATGTCCTTCCCGGTGCCCGGCACGCTGATGGTGGAACCCACCGAGTCGGAGTCGCGCTACGAGATCGACCGCTTCTGCGACGCCATGATCGCCATTCGCAAGGAGATCGCCCGGGTCGAAGGCGGCGAGTGGCCGGCCGACGACAACCCGCTGGTCAACGCGCCGCACACCATGGCCGACCTGATGGACCCTGCCTGGGAGCGCTCCTACTCCCGCGAGACCGGCGCCTTCCCCTCGGCAGCGGTCAAGGCCGCCAAGTACTGGCCGGCGGTCAACCGCGTCGACAACGTCTTCGGCGACCGGCAACTGATCTGCTCCTGCCCCAGCATCGACGAGTACCGCGACTGA